A single region of the Bacteroides luhongzhouii genome encodes:
- a CDS encoding RagB/SusD family nutrient uptake outer membrane protein, with protein MNTNDYGVTDDMLNYDNLKVGGFITTMQRDVIPTDAAAGDYQEAQNLAGDIFAGYMGAINDKFVANNFYDLNHQVRWKDRAFKVAFEKVMPAWKMVSEKAEKNSIEYALSLVLKVAAMHRLADYYGPLPYNEFGKGLITTPYDAMDVVYETFFKELNEAIAIIEDFVAKTPEAHPLKNYDLVYGGDFTKWLKFANSLKLRLAMHTVYVDKDKAKQYAKEAVTSGVMETVEDNAQLASANGLTVYNPLKKIWYDYSDTRMGANMQSFLTGYDDARISSYFRLSTFKEKKNGYFGVRNGVNINAKNNYLPLSVPNIEAENPVRWMCVSEVYFLRAEGALRGWVKEMKGNAKDLYETGIQLSFKDWGATMRADYLTNESKIPAEFIDQVGGNDIKKGDPSLSTITIPWKESDGFEKNLERIITQKWIAMFPDGQEAWTEFRRTDYPKVFPVIVNNSGNTIDTDLQIRRMTFPQSEYDNNTVEVTKAISLLGGPDTGGTKLWWDKKER; from the coding sequence ATGAATACAAATGATTACGGAGTAACTGATGATATGCTGAATTATGACAACCTGAAAGTGGGAGGATTCATAACCACCATGCAAAGGGACGTTATACCGACAGATGCAGCTGCTGGCGATTACCAGGAAGCACAGAATCTGGCTGGAGATATATTCGCCGGCTACATGGGAGCCATTAATGATAAATTCGTAGCAAATAATTTTTACGACTTGAATCATCAGGTAAGATGGAAAGACAGGGCCTTCAAAGTTGCTTTTGAAAAGGTAATGCCTGCATGGAAAATGGTGTCGGAAAAAGCAGAGAAAAACAGTATTGAATATGCTTTGTCTTTGGTGCTGAAAGTCGCAGCGATGCACCGCCTGGCAGATTATTATGGTCCACTTCCATATAACGAATTCGGGAAAGGGCTCATTACGACCCCCTATGACGCAATGGATGTAGTTTATGAAACTTTCTTCAAAGAATTGAATGAAGCGATCGCTATTATAGAAGATTTTGTGGCAAAAACTCCTGAAGCTCACCCTCTAAAGAATTATGATTTAGTATATGGAGGTGATTTTACCAAATGGCTGAAATTTGCCAACTCTCTAAAACTTCGTCTGGCTATGCATACTGTATATGTAGATAAAGACAAGGCAAAACAATATGCCAAAGAAGCTGTTACGTCCGGTGTAATGGAAACAGTAGAAGATAATGCGCAGCTAGCTTCCGCCAACGGATTAACCGTCTACAACCCCTTAAAGAAAATTTGGTATGACTACAGCGATACCCGCATGGGAGCTAATATGCAATCTTTCTTGACCGGATATGATGATGCCCGCATATCTTCCTATTTCAGGCTATCAACATTCAAAGAGAAGAAAAATGGATATTTCGGAGTGAGAAACGGAGTTAACATCAACGCCAAAAATAATTATTTACCTTTATCCGTCCCCAATATAGAAGCCGAAAATCCGGTTCGATGGATGTGTGTGTCTGAAGTCTATTTTTTAAGAGCGGAAGGAGCTCTTCGCGGCTGGGTTAAAGAAATGAAAGGAAATGCCAAAGATCTATACGAAACAGGTATTCAATTATCTTTCAAAGACTGGGGAGCTACCATGAGAGCTGATTATCTGACAAATGAATCCAAGATTCCGGCAGAATTTATTGACCAGGTTGGAGGTAATGATATTAAGAAAGGAGACCCATCTTTGTCTACTATCACTATTCCATGGAAAGAGTCTGACGGATTTGAGAAAAATCTGGAACGAATCATCACTCAAAAATGGATCGCCATGTTTCCCGATGGACAGGAAGCATGGACCGAATTCAGACGTACAGATTATCCAAAAGTGTTCCCCGTAATAGTGAACAATAGTGGAAACACAATTGATACTGACCTTCAAATAAGACGCATGACTTTCCCACAATCAGAATATGATAACAATACTGTGGAAGTAACCAAAGCTATCAGCCTGTTAGGTGGACCTGACACCGGCGGTACAAAACTATGGTGGGATAAAAAAGAGAGATGA